From the Primulina tabacum isolate GXHZ01 chromosome 3, ASM2559414v2, whole genome shotgun sequence genome, one window contains:
- the LOC142538269 gene encoding brassinosteroid-responsive RING protein 1-like, whose amino-acid sequence MHFVLTNTYIKMLRIQHKSVAFDSIVMIARLLKLTWDYLLYRSFVFANGSFEDDLLGRLQHQNTTGSGEHGDECAVCLCRIDEEDEVADIMCNHLFHRACLDRWMGFGHITCPLCRNNIRPPLLEAEPRQEMIQIRFWAAKGTRHGEHRDRWWLR is encoded by the coding sequence ATGCATTTTGTGCTGACCAATACGTACATAAAAATGCTTCGAATCCAGCATAAATCAGTTGCATTTGATTCCATCGTCATGATAGCGAGACTGCTAAAGCTGACATGGGATTATCTTCTTTACCGATCCTTCGTTTTTGCGAATGGATCTTTCGAGGATGATCTTCTTGGCCGATTGCAGCATCAGAACACAACGGGTTCCGGTGAGCACGGAGATGAATGTGCTGTTTGTCTGTGCAGAATTGATGAAGAAGATGAGGTTGCAGATATTATGTGTAACCATTTGTTTCACAGAGCTTGTTTGGATAGGTGGATGGGGTTCGGCCATATCACATGCCCCCTCTGCAGGAATAACATAAGGCCTCCATTGCTAGAGGCGGAGCCCCGGCAAGAAATGATACAGATTAGGTTTTGGGCCGCCAAAGGAACCAGGCATGGGGAACATCGCGACAGATGGTGGCTGCGCTAA